The genome window TGGCAACCTGATCGTCCATCAACGCAATCAGCGGCGACACCACCACGGCCAAGCCGTTACGCAACAGGGCCGGCACCTGGAAGCACAGCGATTTACCACCGCCGGTAGGCATCAGGACCAGGGCATCCCCGCCACTGGCCACGCGCTCAATGATCGCACCCTGGCGGCCACGAAAACTGTCGTAGCCGAAGATGTCCTTGAGGACGCGTTGAGCCTGCTCGAGCATGTAAAACTCCAAAATGGTGCCGAAATCCCTCTGTACAGGCTGGCCGAAAAAACGCGGGGTCACGGGAAATAATCCGTAAGCGAAGTTTTCTCGGATTGGCGCTTGGCCTGCAGGGGCATCACAAAACGCGGCAGTATACCCGAGCGTTACCTCGCACAGGGCGCCACTGACGAATAGCGGCCGCTATCTAAAACCTGGCAAATATGCAGTGTGGCTGGCCTGGGCGCTCAAGAAAGCCTAGAATTCAGCATCGTTTATTCCCAAGGTAGTCCTTCAATGTCCTTCGCTGAGCAACTAACCCGCCTGCAAGCCTTCCTCGACGCCGATGAGCTGCATGACGAGGCGCTGGACTACGTGGCCGCTCACGGCTACCTGACCGCCCTGTCGATTTGCTCCGAAGTCGTGCCTGACCGTGAATGGATCGACGCGTTGTTCGCCGAAGAACCTCACTACGCCGACGCCGCCCAGCGTGAGGAAATCGAATCCACCCTGCTGGCCCTTAAGGCCCACATCGGTCGCCAATTGGCTGCCGATGAGGAATTCGAACTGCCCTGCGACCTCGACCTGGGCGAAGAGCCGGATGATTCCGACCTGCGCGGCTGGTGCATCGGGTTCATGGAAGGGGTGTTCCTGCGCGAAGCCGCCTGGTTCGAAACCGCCGAAGAAGAAGTCAGCGAAATGCTGCTGCCGATCATGGTCGGTTCGGGCCTGTTCGATGACCAGCCGGAATTCTCCGACATCGCCGCCGACGCCAACCTGATGGACGACATGATCGTCCAGATCCCGGAAGCCCTGACCGCCTTGTACCTGCTGTGCAACGCACCTGACGAAAAACCGGCGATCCTCAAGCCACGTCACCACTGAGTCGTTTGCCCGTGGCACCCATGGGCAATCGCTCGCTGCTCCTGCGTTACGGGCTGCTGGCCATCGGCTGGCTGAGCGTAGCGCTGGGGGTTGTCGGCATTTTCCTACCGGTATTGCCGACCACGCCCTTCCTCTTGCTCGCCGCCGCGTGCTTCGCTCGAAGCTCCCCACGTTTCTACCACTGGCTGGTGGAACACCCACGCCTGGGCCCATGGATCAAAGACTACTTGGACGGCAATGGTATTCCGCTCAAGGGCAAGGTCTATGCAATCGGCTTGATGTGGCTGAGCATCGGTTTCTCCTGTTACCTGGTGCCACTGCCGTGGGCTCGCGGCTTTATGCTGACCAGTGCCGTTCTGGTAACGCTCTATATCTTGCGCCAGAAAACCTTGCCACCGCGATAACGGTGGGCGCTGCCCTGTGTGGGAGACGGGTTTGCCCGCCAGAGCCTAAACACGACCTTGGTCGACACTGACTAACCCCGAGCATCATGCGAGACTGTCCAACCGGGCCTGGAATGCCCGGGTGTTCTTACGCTCGGAGTTACCATGACGCTGTCCAGCGGGCTGATCGCCGCCGTTGCCCTGGCCTATATGGCCATTATGTTTGCCATCGCCTTCTACGGTGACCGCCGCCACGCGCCGCTGCCACCACGGGTGCGCGCCTGGGTGTACAGCCTTTCGCTGGCCGTCTACTGCACCAGTTGGACTTTCTTCGGCGCCGTAGGCCAGGCCGCCGAACAACTGTGGGCCTTTTTACCGATTTACTTGGGACCGGTCCTGCTGCTGGTGCTGGCACCTTGGGTGCTGCAGAAGATGATTCTGATCAGCAAGCAGGAAAACATCACCTCCATTGCCGACTTTATCGCCGCGCGCTACGGCAAGTCCCAATCCCTGGCGGTGGTGGTGGCGCTGATCTGCCTGGTTGGCGTGCTGCCCTACATCGCCCTGCAACTCAAAGGCATCGTGCTCGGCGTGAACCTGCTGATCGGGTCCGGCCCCGACACCACCGGCACCCGCGCTCAGGACACCGCGCTGATTGTGTCGCTGGTGCTGGCGCTGTTCACCATTGTGTTCGGTACCCGCAACCTCGACGCGACCGAACACCACCGTGGCATGGTGCTGGCGATTGCGTTTGAATCCCTGGTCAAGCTGTTCGCCTTTCTCGCCGTCGGCGCGTTTGTGACCTACGGCCTGTACGACGGTTTCGGCGACCTGTTCAGCCAGGCGATGCTCGAACCACGCCTGGATGAATACTGGAAAGAAACCGTCAACTGGCCGTCGATGGTGGTACAAACCGGTGTGGCGATGATGGCAATCATTTGCCTGCCCCGGCAGTTTCACGTCACCGTGGTGGAAAACATCGACCCGCAGGATTTGCGCCTCGCCAAATGGGTGTTCCCGGCGTACTTGATCCTCGCCGCGCTGTTCGTCATTCCCATCGCACTCGGCGGCAAAATGCTATTGCCCGGCTCGGTATTGCCGGATTCCTACGTCATCAGCCTGCCCATGGCCCAGGCGCATCCCGCCCTCGCGGTATTGGCATTTATCGGCGGCGCGTCGGCGGCTACCGGCATGGTGATTGTCGCGAGTATTGCGCTGTCGACCATGGTCTCCAACGACATGTTGCTGCCGTGGCTGCTGCGCCGCTCCAGCGCCGAGCGGCCGTTTGAAGTGTTCCGCCACTGGATGCTGTCGGTACGCCGGGTCAGCATTGTGATCATCCTGTTGCTGGCCTATGTGAGCTATCGCCTGCTTGGCTCCACCGCGAGCCTGGCGACCATCGGCCAGATCGCTTTCGCCGCCGTCACCCAACTGGCCCCGGCGATGCTCGGCGCGCTTTACTGGAAGCAGGCCAACCGGCGTGGCGTGTTTGCCGGGTTGGCGGCGGGCACCTTTTTGTGGTTCTACACCTTGGTCCTGCCGGTGACCGCGAAAAGTCTTGGTTGGTCGTTCAGCCTTTTCCCCGGGCTGACGTGGATGCATTCGCACCCATTTGGTCTATCCGTCACCTCACTCACATTGGGCACCGTGTTTTCCCTGGCGGGGAACTTCACGCTATTTGTCTGGGTGTCGATGCTGTCGCGCACACGGGTTTCCGAGCATTGGCAGGCCGGGCGTTTTATCGGCCAGGAAATCAGCCAGCGCGCCAGTGCGCGCTCAATGTTGTCCGTGCAGATCAGCGACTTACTCAGCCTCGCCGCGCGCTTTGTGGGCGAAGAACGCGCCCAGCAGAGTTTTATCCGCTTCGCCTATCGCCAGGGCAAAGGGTTTAACCCCAACCAGAATGCCGATAACGATTGGATCGCCCACACCGAACGGCTATTGGCCGGCGTACTCGGTGCATCTTCGACACGTGCTGTCGTAAAAGCTGCGATTGAAGGGCGGGAAATGCAGCTGGAGGACGTGGTACGGATCGCCGACGAAGCTTCCGAGGTGCTGCAGTTCAACCGCGCGCTGCTGCAGGGCGCCATCGAAAACATCACCCAAGGCATCAGCGTGGTCGACCAGTCACTCAAGCTGGTGGCCTGGAACCGGCGTTACCTGGAACTCTTCAACTACCCGGAAGGTTTGATCAGTGTAGGGCGACCGATTGCCGACATCATTCGCTACAACGCCGAACGCGGCCTGTGCGGGCCGGGCGAAGCCGAAGTGCACGTAGCACGACGCCTGCACTGGATGCGCCAGGGCCGCGCCCACACGTCCGAGCGTTTGTTCCCGAATGGACGCGTGATTGAGCTGATCGGCAACCCGATGCCCGGCGGCGGTTTTGTCATGAGTTTTACCGACATCACCGCGTTCCGGGAAGCCGAGCAGGCACTCACCGAGGCCAACGAGGGCCTGGAGCAACGGGTCACCGAGCGCACCCATGAACTGTCGCAACTGAATGTGGCGCTCACCGATGCCAAAGGCGTGGCCGAATCCGCCAGCCAGTCGAAGACGCGCTTTCTGGCAGCAGTGAGCCATGACCTGATGCAACCGCTCAACGCCGCTCGGCTGTTCTCTGCCGCCCTCTCCCACCAGAACGACGGTTTGTCCCGGGAGGCGCAGCAGTTGGTGCAGCACCTGGACAGCTCGCTGCGCTCCGCCGAAGACCTGATCAGCGACCTGCTGGATATCTCACGCCTGGAAAACGGCAAGATCAACCCGCAGCGACAGCCCTTTGTACTCAATGAACTGTTCGACACCCTCGGCGCAGAATTCAAGGCACTGGCCCGCGAGCAAGGCCTGCGGTTCCGCCTGCGCGGCAGTCGCTTGCGGGTGGACAGCGACATCAAATTGCTGCGCCGGATCTTGCAGAATTTCCTGACCAACGCATTCCGCTATGCCGACGGTCCAGTGCTACTTGGGGTACGCCGACGCCAAGGCGAACTGTGCCTGGAGGTCTGGGACCGTGGCCCCGGCATTCCGCTGGATAAACAGACGGTCATCTTCGAAGAGTTCAAGCGTTTGGACAGCCACCAGACACGCGCCGAAAAAGGTCTGGGCCTGGGCCTGGCGATCGCCGACGGCCTGTGCCGTGTGCTCGACCATAAACTGAGCGTGCGCTCGTGGCCGGGCAAAGGCAGCGTATTCAGCGTGAGTGTGCCACTGGCGCGCAACCAGGCCAGCCCGCAGGTCAAGGCCGCGCAGGACAGTGGTTTGCCACTCAGCGGTGCGCAGGTGCTGTGCGTGGATAACGAAGAGAGCATCCTGATTGGCATGCGCAGCCTGCTGACGCGTTGGGGTTGCGAAGTGTGGACCGCCACCGACCAGGCGCAATGTGCGGCGCTGCTGGCCGAGGGCGTACGCCCGCAACTGGCACTGGTGGATTACCACCTGGACCATGGCGAGACCGGCACCGAGTTGATGGGTTGGCTGCGCGCGCAATTGGCGGAGCCGATTCCCGGGGTGGTGATCAGCGCGGACGGCCGGCCGGAGATGGTGGCCGAGGTGCACGCGGCGGGGTTGGATTACCTGGCCAAGCCAGTCAAGCCTGCAGCGTTGCGGGCGCTGTTGAGTCGGCATCTCCCGCTGTAGGAACGCTGCACACACGCCTCTGCGGGAGCTGGCTTGCCGGCGATCGCGGTGGACCAGCCACCCGCGTTATCGCCGACACGCCCGCTAGCGCATCCGCCGCACTTATTCCGGCAGATGC of Pseudomonas fluorescens contains these proteins:
- a CDS encoding UPF0149 family protein, with product MSFAEQLTRLQAFLDADELHDEALDYVAAHGYLTALSICSEVVPDREWIDALFAEEPHYADAAQREEIESTLLALKAHIGRQLAADEEFELPCDLDLGEEPDDSDLRGWCIGFMEGVFLREAAWFETAEEEVSEMLLPIMVGSGLFDDQPEFSDIAADANLMDDMIVQIPEALTALYLLCNAPDEKPAILKPRHH
- a CDS encoding YbaN family protein, which gives rise to MGNRSLLLRYGLLAIGWLSVALGVVGIFLPVLPTTPFLLLAAACFARSSPRFYHWLVEHPRLGPWIKDYLDGNGIPLKGKVYAIGLMWLSIGFSCYLVPLPWARGFMLTSAVLVTLYILRQKTLPPR
- a CDS encoding hybrid sensor histidine kinase/response regulator: MTLSSGLIAAVALAYMAIMFAIAFYGDRRHAPLPPRVRAWVYSLSLAVYCTSWTFFGAVGQAAEQLWAFLPIYLGPVLLLVLAPWVLQKMILISKQENITSIADFIAARYGKSQSLAVVVALICLVGVLPYIALQLKGIVLGVNLLIGSGPDTTGTRAQDTALIVSLVLALFTIVFGTRNLDATEHHRGMVLAIAFESLVKLFAFLAVGAFVTYGLYDGFGDLFSQAMLEPRLDEYWKETVNWPSMVVQTGVAMMAIICLPRQFHVTVVENIDPQDLRLAKWVFPAYLILAALFVIPIALGGKMLLPGSVLPDSYVISLPMAQAHPALAVLAFIGGASAATGMVIVASIALSTMVSNDMLLPWLLRRSSAERPFEVFRHWMLSVRRVSIVIILLLAYVSYRLLGSTASLATIGQIAFAAVTQLAPAMLGALYWKQANRRGVFAGLAAGTFLWFYTLVLPVTAKSLGWSFSLFPGLTWMHSHPFGLSVTSLTLGTVFSLAGNFTLFVWVSMLSRTRVSEHWQAGRFIGQEISQRASARSMLSVQISDLLSLAARFVGEERAQQSFIRFAYRQGKGFNPNQNADNDWIAHTERLLAGVLGASSTRAVVKAAIEGREMQLEDVVRIADEASEVLQFNRALLQGAIENITQGISVVDQSLKLVAWNRRYLELFNYPEGLISVGRPIADIIRYNAERGLCGPGEAEVHVARRLHWMRQGRAHTSERLFPNGRVIELIGNPMPGGGFVMSFTDITAFREAEQALTEANEGLEQRVTERTHELSQLNVALTDAKGVAESASQSKTRFLAAVSHDLMQPLNAARLFSAALSHQNDGLSREAQQLVQHLDSSLRSAEDLISDLLDISRLENGKINPQRQPFVLNELFDTLGAEFKALAREQGLRFRLRGSRLRVDSDIKLLRRILQNFLTNAFRYADGPVLLGVRRRQGELCLEVWDRGPGIPLDKQTVIFEEFKRLDSHQTRAEKGLGLGLAIADGLCRVLDHKLSVRSWPGKGSVFSVSVPLARNQASPQVKAAQDSGLPLSGAQVLCVDNEESILIGMRSLLTRWGCEVWTATDQAQCAALLAEGVRPQLALVDYHLDHGETGTELMGWLRAQLAEPIPGVVISADGRPEMVAEVHAAGLDYLAKPVKPAALRALLSRHLPL